In the genome of Streptomyces sp. NBC_00259, the window GGCGTCGAGCCGCTCGTCCAGGATCTGGTGCTGACGCAGGAGCAGCCGGCCTCGCGCCTTCCGGCGTGAGGCCGTCCTCTACTTCCCGTCCTGGTCCTCGCGGGCAGCCGTGCGCTTGGGCTTGCCCGAGGCGGCCATCCCCGCCGCCGTCGGCATGAAGTCCCTGAGCAGATCGTGCGTCTCCTTGACCAGGGGCCGCAGGATGCGGAACCGGGACAGCGAGATCGCCCGGGCGGTGACCGGTGCGAGCCGCTCGACCAGGCGACGGCTGTTGGCACAGCCCTCGGAGCGGTCGTACACCCAGAACAGCACGAGCCCCATCTGCTGGAGCCAGAGCAACCGCGGCAGAGCGTCGGCCAGTTCGGGATCGACCTTCACCGTCGCCCCGGACAGCACCCGGCGGTGGACCTCGATCGCCGCGTTCCTGGGGCCCTCGGACTCCGGGGAGAAGGGGCTGAGGGGACTGTCCGGGTCCGCCGCGTTCTTGAAGAACTGGGACGCGAACTCGTGGTAGGGCTCCGCGATGTCGAGCCAGCCGAGGAGGACCCCGCGGATGCGTGCCGTGAGGTCCTTCTCGCCGCCGTCCAGGACCTCGGCGACGGCCGCCTGGTGCTGCTCGGCGATCCGGTCGTAGAAGCCCTGGACCAGATGTTCCTTGGAGGAGAAGTAGTAGTACGCGTTGCCGACGGAGACGCCCGCCTCCTGGGCGATGGCCCGCATCGTCGTCTTGTCGTAGCCGCGCTCCTGGAAGAGCCGGAGCGCGGTTTCGAGGATGAGGGTGCGGGTCTGCTCGCTCTTGGCGGGCTTGGCCGACCGGTCGTCCTGCTTCTCGTCCTTCACGTCGTTCACGGTGACCGAGCCTAACCGGGCGGGGCCGGGACCTCGCACCGGCCTTCGCAGGGCGCGGCCGTCATCTCCCGGTACTTCGCGGCGGCGAGGACGGTGACCTTGGCGAAGGGCGCCCCGGCCGGAGTGCTCAGCCAGTGGGCCCTGGGCCGGTGCTCGGCCAGTGCCCAGAGGCAGACGATCCAGGCGGCGGTGGACCGGTACACCTGGCCCCGGTCCCCGATCACCGTGATCTCCCGCAGGGTGCTCTCATGGTCGAGGTCCGGGAAGCGGCGCCTCGCCTCCTGCGACGCCGCCGGGACCAGGTCGAGCGGGACGAGCTGCCGCTGCCGCAGCAGCCAGTGGCGCAGATGGACGCAGAGCGGGCACTGCGCGTCGTACAGCACGGTCAGCCGCTTCACCGGGATGCCCATGACCCGCTCACGCGCCCGCGGCGGGTGCCGTCCAGGGGCCCTGGCCGGCCGGTCCGGTCCAGCCCTGCGGCGGGACCGGCGGGGTCTGCTCCCGCTCCATCACACCACGCCGGCGGATCTTGTTGAGGACGTAGACGTTGGCGAGGTGCATCACCCCGAGGACGAGCAGCACGACTCCGAGCTTCACCGAGAGCGCCTCGAAGAGCCGGCGGGCGTCGGCGACCGCGTCGTCCTGGCTGAGGTAGAGCGCGACGAAGCCGAAGTTGACGAGGTAGAAGCCGACCACCAGAAGGTGGTTGACGGCGTCCGCGAGCTTCTCGTTCCCCTGCAGCACGTCGGAGAGGAAGATCCGTCCGTTCCGGCTGAGCGTACGGGCCACCCAGATGGTGAGCGCGACGCTGATCAGCAGGTAGACGACATACGCGATGACTGTGAGGTCCATTCCCCACCCTCCCTTGAACACGTTCAAAAGGTCTTGGGACGGACTGTAGACCTGTTCTTGAACATGTTCAAGTGGAGTGGAAACGGGAGGCGGTTCCGCTTGTGGGCGCCTAGGCTCAGCCGGATGACGCTCTCTCACGATGTCGCGGGGCACGGCCCCGTGGTGGTACTGCTGCACTCGTCCGTCTGCGACCGGCGGATGTGGGACGACCAGTGGAAGGCCCTGACCGACGCCGGCCACCGCGTCGTGCGCTGTGACTTCCGGGGTTTCGGCGACACCCCGGCGGAGGCGGTTCACCCCTACCGCGACGCGGACGACGTTCTCGCGCTGCTCGACACGCTCGGCGTCGGGCGCGCCGCCCTCGTCGGGGCGTCCTTCGGGGGCCGTGTCGCCGTCGAGATCGCCGCCCGCGACCCGGAGCGGGTGACCGCGCTGGCGCTGCTCTGCGCGGCGCTGCCCGGGCACGAACCCGGCCCGGCTCTGCGGGACTTCGACAGCCGCGAGGACGAGCTGATCGAGGCGGACGACCTCCTGGGCGCGGTGGAACTGAACGTCACCACCTGGCTGGGCCCGGAGGCCACCGAGGCGGTGCGCGAGCGCGTACGGGCCATGCAGCGGCACGCCTTCGAGGTCCAGCTCGCGGCGGACGAGGCGGCGGACGAGGCGGCGGGCGAGTCAGCGCAAGAAGCGGCGGACGAGGCGGCGGGCCTGGAGGCGCCGGGGTCCGAGGAGCCCTCCGTCGACCCTGCCGCGATCACGGCGCCCACCCTCGTCGTCTCCGGCGCCCACGACATGGCCGACTTCCGCGCCATGTCCACCCGCCTCGCCCGACTGATCCCGGACGCGCGGCACATCGAACTGCCCTGGGCCGGACACCTTCCCTCGCTGGAGCGTCCCGCCGAAGCGACGGCCCTGCTCACCGCCTTCCTCCGCGAGCACACGCCCGTCGAGCGGGCCGCGTAGCGCCGAGGAGCGCGGGCCCTCGCCCGGCTGTGCGACGCCTCGGTGACCTACGCGCTCAGCGAGCGCGCGTAGCCGATCTGGCCGACGACCCAGTGGATGGTGTCCGGCCCGGTCGCCGGGATCATCGTCGAGTGGTGGCGGCCCGCGCTGGTGACGCTGATCTGGATGAAGCCCGTCGTGCGGCGTTCCTTCATGAGCAGGAAGAGAAGGCCGAGAAGGCAGAAGACGGCGAAGACGACCGCGAGGACGATGCCGACCGTGGGGATCTTCTCCTCGGTGCGGGACATGTCCGTGCAGTTCCACACCGCGCCCTTGAGCGGCATCGTGCCATTCGGCGTGATGACCGAGTTCTGGAGCACGGTGATGTCACCGAGGGCCAGCAGCGGTGCACCGGGGCTGCCGCCCATGGGGGCCAGCGGTGCCTGGGGGTAGCCGTAACCGTCGGGGGCGCCCGGCGGCTGCGTGGGCCCCCACTGGTAGTCGCCGCCGTCCTTGTAGGGGTTCGGCTCGGTCATCAAGTCCCCGCTCTCACATCGTGCATCACACATGACAAAGGCCCGTTCCGGTACGGCGAGCGTACAGAAACGGGCCTCTGACGGAGCATCTGACTCTTCGCTCAGAAGCGGCGGGTGATCAGCGCCCGCTTGACCTCCTGGATCGCCTTCGTGACCTCGATGCCACGCGGGCAGGCGTCCGTGCAGTTGAACGTCGTGCGGCAACGCCACACGCCGTCCTTGTCGTTGAGGATCTCCAGGCGCTGCTCGCCCGCCTCGTCACGCGAGTCGAAGATGAAGCGGTGCGCGTTGACGATCGCGGCCGGGCCGAAGTACTGCCCGTCGTTCCAGAACACCGGGCAGGACGACGTGCACGCGGCGCACAGGATGCACTTGGTGGTGTCGTCGAAGCGCTCGCGGTCCTCGGCGGTCTGCAGACGCTCACGCGTCGGCTCGTTGCCCGAGGTCACCAGGAACGGCATGACGTCCCGGTACGCCTGGAAGAACGGCTCCATGTCCACGACCAGGTCCTTGAGGACCGTAAGACCCTTTATGGGCTCGACCGTGATCGGCTTCTCCGGGTCGATGTCCTTGATCAGCGTCTTGCAGGCGAGCCTGTTCCTGCCGTTGATCCGCATCGCGTCGGAGCCGCAGATGCCGTGGGCGCAGGAGCGCCGGAAGGTCAGCGAGCCGTCGACGTCCCACTTGATCTTGTGGAGACCGTCGAGCACACGCTCCTTCGGGTCGATCTCGATCGGGAAGTCCTGCCACTGGGCCTCGTCCGAGATCTCGGGGTTGAAGCGGCGGATCCGGAAAGTGACCGTGATGTACGGGGACGCGTCGGCGGGGGCCGCGTCGTTCTTCTCCAGTACGGGGGTAGCCATCAGTACTTACGCTCCATCGGCTGGTAGCGGGTCTGGACGACGGGCTTGTAGTCGAGACGCACGGTCTCGGAGCCGTCGGCGCCGACCTCGCGATACGCCATGGTGTGGCGCATGAAGTTGATGTCGTCGCGGTTGGGGAAGTCCTCGCGGTAGTGGCCGCCGCGGGACTCCTTGCGGGCCAGGGCCGAGATGGCCATGACCTCGGCCAGGTCGAGCAGGTTGCCCAGCTCGATGGCCTCCAGCAGGTCCGTGTTGAAGCGCTTGCCCTTGTCCTGGATGGACACGTTCCGGTAGCGCTCGCGCAGCTCCGCGATCTTCTCGACGGCGGTCTTGATGGTCTGCTCCGTACGGAACACCATCACGTTCGCGTCCATCGTCTCCTGCAGCTCACGGCGCAGTTCCGCGACGCGCTCGCGGCCGGTGGAGTTGCGCAGCCGCTCGACCTGCTCCTCCACGAGGGAGGCCGGGTTCTCCGGAAGGTCCACGTAGTCCGCCGTCGCCGAGTACTCGGCGGCGGCGATACCGGCGCGGCGCCCGAACACGTTGATGTCGAGCAGCGAGTTGGTGCCGAGACGGTTGGCGCCGTGCACCGACACGCACGCGACCTCGCCGGCGGCGTACAGACCCGGGACGACGGTGGTGTTGTCGCTGAGGACCTCACCCTCGACGTTCGTCGGGATGCCGCCCATCGCGTAGTGCGCGGTCGGCTGGATCGGGATCGGGTCCGTGTAGGGCTCGATGCCGAGGTACGTCCGCGCGAACTCGGTGATGTCGGGGAGCTTGGCGTCCAGCTGCTCCGGCGGCAGGTGGGTCAGGTCCAGGTAGACGTGGTCGCCCTCGGGACCGCAGCCGCGGCCCTCGCGGATCTCCGTGTAGATGGAGCGCGAGACGACGTCACGCGAGGCGAGGTCCTTCATGACGGGCGCGTACTTCTCCATGAAGCGCTCGCCGTCCTTGTTGCGGAGGATGCCGCCCTCACCGCGGGCGCCCTCCGTCAGCAGGATG includes:
- a CDS encoding TetR family transcriptional regulator, which produces MNDVKDEKQDDRSAKPAKSEQTRTLILETALRLFQERGYDKTTMRAIAQEAGVSVGNAYYYFSSKEHLVQGFYDRIAEQHQAAVAEVLDGGEKDLTARIRGVLLGWLDIAEPYHEFASQFFKNAADPDSPLSPFSPESEGPRNAAIEVHRRVLSGATVKVDPELADALPRLLWLQQMGLVLFWVYDRSEGCANSRRLVERLAPVTARAISLSRFRILRPLVKETHDLLRDFMPTAAGMAASGKPKRTAAREDQDGK
- a CDS encoding thiol-disulfide oxidoreductase DCC family protein produces the protein MGIPVKRLTVLYDAQCPLCVHLRHWLLRQRQLVPLDLVPAASQEARRRFPDLDHESTLREITVIGDRGQVYRSTAAWIVCLWALAEHRPRAHWLSTPAGAPFAKVTVLAAAKYREMTAAPCEGRCEVPAPPG
- a CDS encoding alpha/beta fold hydrolase encodes the protein MTLSHDVAGHGPVVVLLHSSVCDRRMWDDQWKALTDAGHRVVRCDFRGFGDTPAEAVHPYRDADDVLALLDTLGVGRAALVGASFGGRVAVEIAARDPERVTALALLCAALPGHEPGPALRDFDSREDELIEADDLLGAVELNVTTWLGPEATEAVRERVRAMQRHAFEVQLAADEAADEAAGESAQEAADEAAGLEAPGSEEPSVDPAAITAPTLVVSGAHDMADFRAMSTRLARLIPDARHIELPWAGHLPSLERPAEATALLTAFLREHTPVERAA
- a CDS encoding succinate dehydrogenase iron-sulfur subunit, which codes for MATPVLEKNDAAPADASPYITVTFRIRRFNPEISDEAQWQDFPIEIDPKERVLDGLHKIKWDVDGSLTFRRSCAHGICGSDAMRINGRNRLACKTLIKDIDPEKPITVEPIKGLTVLKDLVVDMEPFFQAYRDVMPFLVTSGNEPTRERLQTAEDRERFDDTTKCILCAACTSSCPVFWNDGQYFGPAAIVNAHRFIFDSRDEAGEQRLEILNDKDGVWRCRTTFNCTDACPRGIEVTKAIQEVKRALITRRF
- the sdhA gene encoding succinate dehydrogenase flavoprotein subunit produces the protein MKIHKYDTVIVGAGGAGMRAAIEATKRSRTAVLTKLYPTRSHTGAAQGGMAAALANVEEDNWEWHTFDTVKGGDYLVDQDAAEILAKEAIDAVLDLEKMGLPFNRTPDGTIDQRRFGGHSRNHGEAPVRRSCYAADRTGHMILQTLYQNCVKEGVEFFNEFYVLDQLITEVDGVRKSAGVVAYELATGEIHVFQAKAVIYASGGTGKFFKVTSNAHTLTGDGQAACYRRGLPLEDMEFFQFHPTGIWRMGILLTEGARGEGGILRNKDGERFMEKYAPVMKDLASRDVVSRSIYTEIREGRGCGPEGDHVYLDLTHLPPEQLDAKLPDITEFARTYLGIEPYTDPIPIQPTAHYAMGGIPTNVEGEVLSDNTTVVPGLYAAGEVACVSVHGANRLGTNSLLDINVFGRRAGIAAAEYSATADYVDLPENPASLVEEQVERLRNSTGRERVAELRRELQETMDANVMVFRTEQTIKTAVEKIAELRERYRNVSIQDKGKRFNTDLLEAIELGNLLDLAEVMAISALARKESRGGHYREDFPNRDDINFMRHTMAYREVGADGSETVRLDYKPVVQTRYQPMERKY